Proteins encoded by one window of Lathyrus oleraceus cultivar Zhongwan6 chromosome 1, CAAS_Psat_ZW6_1.0, whole genome shotgun sequence:
- the LOC127092276 gene encoding uncharacterized protein LOC127092276, whose protein sequence is MLGLTSKFLMNKAQYFARMRSVDAFEAIFALLIYGLFLFPSFDDFVVMDAIKIFLIGNLVPTLLVDAYHYIYPRNYYSRGMITCCVPMLYKRFISHLPRSHAFWDLKDGLLWSQKIMSLTHSDMFWYSRGYDGVSIIDSSGGFSNVPLLSTKGGICYNPIVARSQLGYPMKDNPKNIHLKGLFFKEGEDFKALKEKIVHAWRHVHKLEKKVLGKTNYVSLEPYLKWVQDRANSLKMPYPHQEHLPLSNK, encoded by the coding sequence ATGCTTGGTTTGACATCTAAGTTTCTAATGAACAAAGCTCAGTATTTTGCTAGAATGAGGAGTGTGGATGCGTTTGAGGCTATTTTTGCTCTACTTATCTATGGATTATTCCTCTTTCCTAGTTTTGATGACTTTGTTGTCATGGATGCCATCAAGATCTTCTTAATAGGAAATCTAGTTCCTACTTTGCTTGTCGATGCCTATCATTATATTTATCCGAGGAATTATTATAGCAGAGGAATGATTACATGTTGCGTGCCTATGTTGTACAAgcggtttatttctcacttgcctaGGTCTCATGCTTTTTGGGATCTTAAGGATGGTCTTTTATGGTCACAGAAGATTATGTCGCTCACACATTCAGATATGTTTTGGTATAGTCGTGGCTATGATGGAGTTAGTATCATTGATAGTTCTGGAGGTTTttctaatgtacctcttcttaGTACAAAAGGAGGCATCTGTTACAACCCAATCGTAGCTCGTAGTCAACTCGGTTATCCAATGAAAGATAATCCAAAGAATATTCACTTGAAGGGTTTGTTCTTTAAGGAAGGTGAAGATTTCAAAGCGCTCAAAgagaagattgtgcatgcttggcgCCATGTTCATAAGCTAGAAAAGAAAGTTTTAGGGAAGACAAACTATGTCTCCTTAGAACCTTATCTTAAATGGGTGCAAGATAGGGCCAACAGCTTGAAAATGCCTTATCCTCACCAAGAGCATTTGCCTTTATCTAACAAATAA